Proteins found in one Terribacillus sp. DMT04 genomic segment:
- a CDS encoding aldo/keto reductase, whose translation MRKRRVGTSDLHVSEISFGTMSIGTDEQQAIKLLHEAQDLGINYFDTADLYDQGRNEEIVGKAFKGRRDNIILASKVGNRMNPDGNGWHWDASKDYIISQIKTSLQRLQTDYLDLYQLHGGTMEDNIDETIDAFETLKKEGLIRYYGISSIRPNVIREYVKRSTIVSVMMQYSLLDRRPEEQTLNLLAENQISVFARGSVAKGMLSDKTTEKVKQKGSDGHLTYTYEELLAISEKLQLLAKNEQTSVTDVAVRYILQHPALASAVMGASSLEQVKQNAALSTERLPDDLYAQLQQITKPLTYANHR comes from the coding sequence ATGCGCAAAAGACGTGTTGGTACTTCTGATCTTCACGTTTCTGAGATTTCTTTTGGAACGATGAGCATTGGCACAGATGAACAGCAAGCTATTAAACTGCTTCATGAAGCACAGGATCTGGGAATTAACTATTTTGATACGGCTGATTTGTACGACCAAGGCCGGAATGAAGAGATAGTCGGAAAAGCTTTCAAAGGACGTCGGGACAACATCATTTTAGCGAGTAAAGTCGGCAACCGCATGAATCCAGACGGAAACGGCTGGCATTGGGATGCCAGCAAAGACTATATTATTTCGCAAATAAAAACAAGCCTGCAGCGGCTGCAGACAGATTATCTTGATCTCTACCAGCTGCACGGCGGTACAATGGAAGATAATATTGACGAAACGATTGATGCATTTGAAACATTAAAAAAAGAAGGACTGATCCGTTATTACGGTATCTCTTCTATCCGCCCGAATGTCATCCGTGAGTATGTGAAACGGTCAACTATTGTGAGCGTCATGATGCAGTACAGTTTATTAGACCGCAGACCAGAAGAACAAACATTGAATTTGCTTGCCGAAAACCAAATTAGCGTTTTTGCACGCGGAAGTGTGGCAAAAGGCATGCTAAGTGACAAGACAACTGAAAAAGTGAAGCAAAAAGGCAGTGACGGTCATTTAACTTACACTTATGAAGAATTGCTGGCGATAAGTGAAAAACTGCAGCTGCTTGCGAAAAACGAACAAACATCTGTCACAGATGTAGCTGTTCGCTATATCTTACAACATCCAGCTTTAGCAAGTGCAGTAATGGGCGCTAGCTCCTTGGAGCAAGTGAAACAAAACGCCGCTTTATCAACTGAACGGCTGCCAGATGACTTATATGCACAGCTGCAGCAAATCACCAAGCCACTAACCTATGCCAATCATCGATAA
- a CDS encoding SDR family oxidoreductase, with the protein MKLAKKNVLITGASSGLGRALAIEAAAAGHKLLLVARSLDKLQQLAAELAERFNADVSVYRADLNAAAEWRAVLEEMLQQEQQIDVLINNAGIGYFRYFTETEPDQLDTTMRVNALASMEATAAVLPSMLKQQSGHILMIGSMAGKVATPKAAVYAASKHAVIGFSNGLRQELKPYGIYVTAVNLGPMDTNFFDTADPSGRYREASSRYMLAPEKVARKVVASIGKSKREINLPAWMGSGSKLFQLFPGFMEKLLGSQLSKK; encoded by the coding sequence ATGAAATTGGCAAAAAAGAATGTCTTAATTACCGGTGCATCCAGTGGTCTCGGCAGGGCGCTTGCGATAGAAGCAGCTGCAGCTGGGCACAAGTTGCTGCTGGTCGCTCGGTCATTGGATAAACTGCAGCAGCTTGCTGCAGAATTAGCGGAGCGCTTTAACGCGGATGTTTCTGTCTACCGCGCAGATTTAAATGCTGCAGCAGAGTGGCGTGCCGTGCTGGAAGAAATGCTGCAGCAAGAGCAGCAGATTGATGTGCTGATCAACAATGCCGGCATTGGTTATTTTCGTTATTTTACCGAAACAGAACCTGATCAGCTGGACACAACGATGCGTGTTAATGCACTTGCTAGCATGGAAGCCACAGCGGCTGTCCTGCCAAGCATGTTAAAGCAGCAGAGCGGACATATACTGATGATTGGTTCGATGGCTGGGAAGGTGGCAACGCCAAAAGCCGCTGTATACGCCGCTAGTAAACATGCAGTTATAGGATTTAGCAACGGATTGCGCCAGGAGCTGAAGCCTTATGGCATCTATGTAACAGCTGTTAACTTAGGTCCAATGGACACAAACTTTTTTGATACAGCTGATCCGAGCGGACGCTATCGTGAAGCAAGTTCCCGTTATATGCTGGCGCCTGAGAAAGTTGCACGGAAAGTGGTGGCCAGCATCGGCAAGTCAAAGCGTGAAATAAATCTGCCAGCTTGGATGGGCAGTGGCAGTAAACTATTTCAGCTCTTCCCGGGATTCATGGAGAAGCTGCTCGGCAGTCAGCTTAGCAAGAAATAA
- a CDS encoding M20/M25/M40 family metallo-hydrolase, giving the protein MKQWQTVEELVALLAELVEIESITGSAEEIRFPEHVYSLLEQKPYFQQHLDDVALHPLQDGRQLLTALVKKADKKDTIILLSHFDVVGTEDFGTFQHLACKVSDLTAAYRNGGVELPQAIKTEIQHGEWLFGRGTMDMKAGLAVHLSMLERAMDGVFDGNILLLSVPDEEVNSAGMLSALEVLQQLQDKEGLHYKLCLNGEPVFSKYPGDTGNYMYTGSIGKVLPGFFCYGKETHVGEPFGGLNANLMISYLSQELELQEAFIEEVDGEVTPPPVSLMLRDLKEAYSVQTPVSAVAMYNVLFLEQSIQTINNKLKVAMNQAASRIEAHYQEKAKASAAKSHAFQPIGFQVKTILYEELYDYAVKRFGRAEVERRQNWLVTKRKEGDRDFSTKLVKELVSMCHELAPVIVLFYSPPFYPAVSSKKDPYVQKLVKEIQTEAKRHFAADLTEVQFFPGLSDSSFIGKPTSPTAIQDLISNMPLQKKGFTLPADLMEGLQMPVLHLGPYGKDAHQWTERLEITYSFGKLPDLMEQAIQYAFRT; this is encoded by the coding sequence ATGAAACAGTGGCAAACGGTTGAAGAATTGGTCGCATTACTGGCAGAACTGGTGGAAATTGAGAGCATTACAGGTTCGGCCGAGGAAATACGTTTCCCAGAACATGTGTACAGTTTATTAGAACAAAAGCCATACTTTCAGCAGCACCTTGATGATGTAGCGCTGCATCCTTTACAAGATGGCAGACAGCTGCTTACTGCATTGGTTAAAAAAGCTGATAAAAAAGACACCATTATCCTTCTCAGCCATTTTGATGTAGTAGGAACAGAGGATTTCGGCACGTTTCAGCATTTGGCCTGCAAGGTAAGCGATTTGACAGCAGCTTACCGAAACGGGGGTGTTGAGCTGCCGCAAGCGATTAAAACGGAAATACAGCATGGCGAATGGCTGTTTGGTCGCGGAACGATGGATATGAAAGCGGGCTTAGCTGTTCATCTATCGATGCTGGAACGGGCCATGGATGGAGTCTTTGACGGTAATATTCTGTTATTGTCAGTTCCGGATGAGGAAGTAAATTCAGCGGGTATGCTGTCTGCTTTAGAAGTGCTGCAGCAGCTGCAGGACAAAGAAGGGCTGCATTATAAGCTATGCTTGAACGGAGAGCCTGTTTTCAGTAAGTACCCTGGGGATACCGGCAACTATATGTATACGGGTTCCATTGGTAAAGTACTTCCTGGATTTTTCTGCTATGGAAAAGAAACGCATGTAGGAGAACCGTTTGGCGGGCTTAACGCCAATTTGATGATCAGCTATTTGTCGCAGGAACTTGAGCTGCAGGAAGCATTCATTGAAGAAGTAGATGGTGAGGTGACACCTCCGCCAGTCAGTTTGATGCTTCGTGATTTAAAAGAAGCGTATTCTGTTCAAACACCTGTCTCCGCAGTAGCGATGTACAATGTTTTGTTCTTGGAGCAATCTATACAAACAATCAATAATAAATTGAAAGTCGCTATGAATCAGGCAGCCAGCAGGATAGAAGCACATTACCAAGAAAAAGCAAAGGCGTCAGCTGCAAAGTCTCATGCATTTCAGCCAATTGGCTTCCAAGTAAAAACGATTCTGTATGAAGAACTCTATGACTATGCCGTCAAACGGTTTGGCAGAGCAGAAGTGGAAAGAAGACAAAACTGGCTGGTAACGAAAAGAAAGGAAGGAGACAGAGACTTCTCGACAAAGCTTGTGAAGGAATTAGTGAGTATGTGCCATGAACTGGCACCTGTTATCGTGCTTTTTTACAGTCCGCCGTTTTATCCTGCGGTTTCTTCTAAAAAAGATCCATACGTACAGAAGCTAGTGAAGGAGATTCAAACAGAAGCTAAAAGGCATTTTGCTGCAGATTTGACGGAAGTCCAGTTTTTCCCGGGGTTGTCTGATTCGAGTTTTATCGGCAAACCAACATCACCGACCGCTATTCAAGACTTGATATCTAATATGCCGCTGCAGAAGAAAGGGTTTACACTTCCAGCTGATTTGATGGAAGGGCTGCAAATGCCGGTTTTGCATTTAGGTCCGTATGGCAAAGATGCACATCAATGGACAGAGCGTCTGGAAATAACCTATAGTTTTGGCAAACTCCCTGATTTGATGGAACAGGCAATCCAGTACGCATTTCGTACATAA
- a CDS encoding iron-sulfur cluster biosynthesis family protein — MKLTVTETALEKIKTLQDEKHHYLVLYYDTEGIGCKVNGIPTVRLAEEPRAKDVEIESDAIPAIIDAHQEVFFADEVKLDFSNNVFRLSSKEGYLNALIPQTHLTQTDFREKKTEPSRGDEC, encoded by the coding sequence ATGAAATTAACTGTTACCGAAACAGCATTAGAAAAGATTAAAACACTGCAGGATGAGAAGCATCATTATCTGGTCTTATATTACGATACAGAAGGAATCGGCTGCAAAGTGAATGGCATACCGACGGTTCGATTGGCGGAAGAACCGCGTGCGAAGGATGTAGAGATAGAAAGCGATGCTATTCCTGCTATCATTGATGCACATCAGGAAGTGTTTTTTGCAGATGAGGTGAAGCTGGACTTTAGCAATAATGTTTTTCGTTTATCCAGCAAAGAAGGCTATTTGAATGCCTTGATTCCGCAAACGCATTTGACACAAACAGATTTTCGTGAGAAAAAAACGGAACCTAGCAGGGGAGATGAATGCTAA
- a CDS encoding NUDIX hydrolase: MKKFEEKTIESKPVYDGKVISLRVDTVELPDGNTSKRELIKHPGAVAVIPITKEGKIIFVEQYRKALEKSIIEIPAGKLEPGEAPEVTAVRELEEETGYTAKQLNKLGSFYTSPGFADELLHVYEADELELLTETVAGDEDEFVELMELTLEEAEALVEEERIHDAKTMYALLYLRLKHATN; this comes from the coding sequence ATGAAGAAATTTGAAGAAAAAACAATAGAATCAAAACCTGTGTATGATGGAAAAGTAATTTCCTTGCGTGTTGACACAGTGGAGCTGCCGGATGGCAATACTTCAAAGCGCGAATTGATTAAACATCCAGGCGCTGTCGCGGTTATACCCATCACAAAAGAAGGCAAAATCATCTTTGTCGAGCAGTACCGAAAAGCATTAGAAAAATCAATTATCGAAATTCCTGCTGGTAAGCTTGAACCGGGAGAAGCACCGGAAGTGACCGCAGTAAGAGAACTGGAAGAAGAGACAGGCTATACAGCGAAGCAGCTGAATAAGCTAGGGTCGTTTTATACCTCACCAGGATTTGCAGACGAATTGCTTCATGTATATGAAGCAGATGAGCTTGAGCTTTTGACAGAGACCGTTGCAGGAGATGAAGATGAATTCGTTGAGCTCATGGAGCTGACCCTTGAGGAAGCAGAGGCATTAGTAGAGGAAGAGCGCATTCATGATGCAAAAACGATGTATGCACTGCTGTATCTTCGTTTGA